aattttaattgtaaaatagtaGTAATAAACATTGGAATTAGCATAAGCTACAACCATTAGAATTGATGTTTTAACAAaccaattcattttaaattttcttataatatttcaaattatccAAATACTTGTTCATGTTAATGCACATTTTAGAAGTGGTCTCTATTAATTTTTCCTACGCTATGCAGCTTAACTAGatttattacaaagcaaaaattacatttattttttaataaaaaaatttaatgttccACACAGAAGAGCGTTCCAAATAGAACATTTCTATTGCAAAAACACTCgtattcttcttgtttttttcatgttctctGTCTTGCTATCAACAGCTAGTTAAAGTATGTAGTCACTTTGTAAAGACTGGGAAAAATTCCAGTTGGTGCAGAATCTTGCTGCTGTAGGTGATGTTATTGAATGTCAACTGCAATGCAAGTAAGATACAGTCACTCATATagtacatctgaaaaaaaaaaatacattcaggtTTTAGttaatatcacatttattttccatGGAAAACATGGATAGCACACGGTACCATAAACAGGAGTGTTTATAGAGGAAGATCAATTTACATGCaatcataaaatgtacaaatctaaAAGTACATTACCCTGATAGTGTTATCCCGGCGGCAATAAAGTACATAAAGAACAGAGGCCATGATGTCTTGATGAGGCCCAAGTTTCACTGGGAATTTGACGTAATATTGACTCTACAGAAATCTTCAATGTACAGAAGAATGTTTATTTTGAccaagggaaaaaataaatgggatttttacttcctgAACCCTACTGTTAGGCTCTGACATTTGTGGCGGATCTCTGACTGAATGACTCTGATTGGGCTTCTGAATAATGAGAAGCAAATTCAACATTTCATTGGCTGATCATCTCCATTACTGCAGGTTAAACAGGAGGACACACAGCCAAAGAACCTTGTACTAGAGTTTTTACAACATGGCACATCAGTGTTGATCAAATCAAACATAAAGACTGCAATGGGGTTTACAAGATATGGTATGGAATACAAGGTAATGCGTTATGGATAATAGGTCCAACCTTTCTGTGACTAACAGTACACAAGAGTTCACTGAACTCAACTGAAGAGCTGCAGTTACACCCAATCATAAGGTGGACTACAGTTACAGAATGAACACTTCAGCATGATGGGATAGAAAGGCCACTTAGAGTGGGTGTAAATGGCCCCAGGACTGCCTTTGTGACCTCAGACATGGAGGTTAAACAAACAAAAGGGGGCTTAATCACCAGTGTTAGCATGCTAGCATTATTAACATGTGGACACAATGTTCGtagctgcattaattaggtagaAGACATGGGTTAATTGATAAATAGAAACTGTGGCACTGTATTTGGTTATAAAAAATAAGCAGTAAATGATTTAATCATCTACATAATCAGAGGGTTTTGGCTGTGGAAGAGGTCACAACTGGGAACACTGCCCCAGGCTTTGCAATGAAGGGTCTCtgtagctatgtttccattcaAAGTTGTGAATTACACTGGAATACTGCGTAAAACATTTGGAAATAAAGCAGTTTCCATACCATGTGTTCAAGAGAACAAAAACGGTACTTCCTGGGAAATTAACGCAAAGAATCAGCAACCGGGAAAGCTTGTGACTCATTTTTTCCAACATACAGTAATAAATTACTTGAGCCTCTGAAGAAACGCAATAACAAATGCTGTCATGTTATCTTGCATTCTGAGAATGCAGTTGTATGAGACAATTCTGGGAGGgaaaatcattttgatgacagAATCTGGCTCACAGTAATTTAGATGGTGTGCAATGAAATTAGTCCACTGGCTAGTCCAGTTGTCCAGTCACATGATCTGTTGAGGCACTTGAGTTTTTTTGTTGCTAAACCAGGAATTCATTCGCCAGTGATAAATTTCCACTGTAGTTTACGTGCATGttttcttactgaataaaaataattgtaaaccTTAATTGAGAGGATTGGAAGATTTTAGGCACATCTTTTATGCCATTTCCATCTAGCGTTTATGCAACATCCCAAAATTTGTATGACAATACATGGATGGAAACATGGCTAATGCGGTCCTCTAGGTCTACTCAATGGCCCAAAGGTAGAAAATCTTCATCCCGGGCCCCCTGACTTCTAGCGATGACCCTGCATACAGTAAACTTTGGTTACTGGGAAGCTAGCTGCAACCATTCACATCATCCTTGAAGTAGCAACACTGTCCTTTGTTGATTCGTTATCAAATGACAATCATCCACTTGAGGAGCGTGACACTAAACAAGAGTCTATCACATTGTTCATGCCTCAGAAGATTGTTTTGCTCTTAGCTAATGTATGCAGATATATTTCTTCCACCACGATTTGgagagcattttcattttatcagcAGTACTGTGGACCTTCCGCTCTCGTCTGGCTCTTCGGTCGGAGTGTCGGAGCCCGACAGAAATGGCGGTGTCAAACACTTCCTTAAGGTTTTTCTGTGTGAGAGAAGAGCATTCTATGTAGGCTAGCGCTCCTATTTTGTCTGCCAGGGCGCGGGCGTCCTCTTCCAGGACGGGTCGTTCTCTGCGCCGTGCAAGGTCGATGAGGACCTTGACGTCTTGCCGTAGGTCACACTGGGTGCCCACCAGTAACACAGGTGTGAGTGGACAACGGCGTCGGATCTCCGGCACCCATTTTTCACCGATGTTCTGGAAGGAAGCGGGGCTGACGACGCTGAAGCACAGGAGGAGAACGTCAGTCCGCGTGTAGCAGAAGTGACGCAACTTATCAAATTCATCCTGAGgtggagagagagggaaaaagagcATCATTTACTGATGTTTAGATTGTTTTGTAACCCGTGAAGCCCTCAAAAATCATTTGTGGGATtccaaattgttattttaaataataaaatcatttaactaGCTCTTGGGGTGTTTTATAATTCCCTCACAGTGCCTGCTTTTATCTTTTAAACTCAGCCAAGGTTTTCAAACCCTGCACAACCTATGCTGTTCAAATGAATTAGCACACCCTGCCTCATTTATGCTgttcaaatgaattaaaatataaatctgttGCGCTTTTGTAGAGCAGGGCCGCTCAAAACTTTGAGAACATCAATTAATCTTGACAGATGAGAATGTCAAACCTTTTCAATGTCTATGCTACATCTACTTATCGTAACGCTAAGATTTAGATAAaatgtgaaacataaaaaaaaataaattaataaaaaaaaaaatctaggtacctctatactactaataaatatataatgctgcaaataaataaataaattaactagaTTGAAATGgcatattattattgctattattactattattagtattaataaaaacaattattattattgtttctggTTGGTGttggatttttatattttgggtttatatatttaagaaagatTAACTGTGGTATACACAGGTGAATATGTCAGATTTGTGCAGTATATACAGTCATATCTCCCAGCCCTAAAAttatcactcaaaaaaaaattataataataataatagtacatagACGCTAACTTACTGATGCACAGACATCACCTGATTAACTTTATTATCAAACAACAGCTGTTTTCTTTTGTTGACATGGACACCTGCACAATATAATGGAAGTACATCCAAACAGGCTGAAAGCAAGAGACTTTTGTGATGCTAGCCTTTGTTTCTCCACTTTTGGGCAATGTGCATTTGTTCTTTCTCTTTGAAAACTAAGTGAAAGCCTGCAGTACTATAACTGGGCAACTGAATTCTTATATTTCCGTGTATGCCTGAGCTTGCCTC
This portion of the Cyprinus carpio isolate SPL01 chromosome A15, ASM1834038v1, whole genome shotgun sequence genome encodes:
- the LOC109057089 gene encoding rho-related GTP-binding protein RhoU-like translates to MDYSNLMAPPVPPHKPRSPRPAHCQGRLLKCVFLGDGAVGKTSLIVSYTTNGYPTKYVPTAFDDFSAVVQVDGQPVRLQLCDTAGQDEFDKLRHFCYTRTDVLLLCFSVVSPASFQNIGEKWVPEIRRRCPLTPVLLVGTQCDLRQDVKVLIDLARRRERPVLEEDARALADKIGALAYIECSSLTQKNLKEVFDTAISVGLRHSDRRARRERKVHSTADKMKMLSKSWWKKYICIH